In a genomic window of Mus pahari chromosome 8, PAHARI_EIJ_v1.1, whole genome shotgun sequence:
- the Pcdh20 gene encoding protocadherin-20, which yields MRGRRNPRSSLVQAVSLRPATWHPCLDMGHLHRPSSRTSHRNLPHVFLLFLFVGPFNCLASYSRATELLYSLNEGLPAGVLIGSLAEDLRLLPRASGRQSQQLLHPERTAAEGNPPLSFSLASGGLSGQYVTLNNRSGELHTSAQEIDREALCLDGGGGAAWGGSTSIASSPSSDSCLLLLDVLVLPQEYFRFVKVKIAIRDINDNAPQFPISEISVWVPENSPVNTRLAIEHPAVDPDVGINGVQTYRLLDYHGMFTLDVEENENGERTPYLIVMGALDRETQDQYVSIIIAEDGGSPPLLGSATLTIGISDINDNCPLFVDSQINVTVYGNATVGTPVATVQAVDRDLGTNAQITYSYSQKVPQETKDLFHLDEVTGVVKLASKIGGSVLQTHKLTILANGPGCIPAVITALVSIIKVIFRPPEIVPRYIANEVDGVVYLKELEPVNTPIAFFTIRDPEGKYKINCFLDGEGPFRLAPYKPYNNEYLLETTKPMDYEVQPFYEIAVVAWNSEGFHVKRIIKVQLLDDNDNAPVFLQPLIELTIEENNAPNAFLTKLYATDADSGEMGRVSYFLGPDAPSYFSLDSVTGILTVSTQLDREEKEKYRYTVRAVDCGTPPRESVATVALTVLDKNDNSPRFINKDFSFFVPENFPGYGEIGVISVTDADAGRNGWVALSVMNQSDIFVIDTGKGMLRAKVSLDREQQSSYTLWVEAVDGGEPALSSTTKITILLLDINDNPPLVLFPQSNMSYLLVLPSTLPGSPVTEVYAVDKDTGMNAVIAYSIIGRRGPRPESFRIDPKTGNITLEEALLQTDYGLHRLLVKVSDHGYPEPLYSTVMVNLFVNDTVSNESYIESLLRKEPEINIEEKEPQISIEPTHRKVESMSCMPTLVALSVISLGSITLVTGMGIYICLRKGKKHHREDDNLEVQIPLKGKIDLCMREKKPVDISNI from the exons ATGCGCGGCCGAAGGAACCCGCGCAGCTCGCTGGTCCAGGCAGTGAGCTTGCGCCCGGCGACCTGGCACCCTTGCCTGGATATGGGGCATCTACATCGTCCCAGCAGCAGGACCAGTCACAGAAACCTGCCG CACgtttttctgcttttcctcttcGTGGGACCCTTCAATTGCCTCGCGAGTTACAGCCGTGCTACGGAGCTTCTGTACAGCCTAAACGAGGGACTGCCCGCGGGAGTGCTCATAGGCAGCCTGGCGGAGGACCTGAGGCTGCTGCCTAGGGCCTCTGGGCGACAGAGCCAGCAGCTGCTGCATCCAGAGCGCACTGCCGCTGAGGGgaacccccctctctctttcagcTTGGCCTCTGGGGGACTGAGTGGCCAGTATGTGACCCTAAACAACCGCTCCGGGGAGCTGCACACTTCTGCACAGGAGATTGACAGAGAAGCATTGTGCCTGGATGGGGGCGGTGGGGCTGCCTGGGGCGGCAGTACCTCCATTgcctcctctccatcttctgactCTTGCCTTTTGCTTCTGGATGTGCTGGTCCTGCCTCAGGAATATTTTAGGTTTGTGAAGGTGAAAATTGCCATCAGGGATATCAATGACAATGCTCCGCAGTTCCCCATTTCTGAAATCTCTGTTTGGGTCCCAGAAAATTCACCTGTAAATACCCGACTGGCGATAGAGCATCCTGCTGTGGACCCTGATGTAGGCATTAATGGTGTGCAAACCTATCGCTTACTAGACTACCATGGCATGTTTACCCTGGATGTGGAGGAGAATGAGAATGGGGAGCGCACACCCTACTTGATTGTCATGGGCGCTTTGGACAGAGAAACCCAGGACCAGTATGTGAGCATCATCATAGCTGAGGATGGTGGGTCTCCACCACTACTGGGCAGTGCCACCCTCACCATTGGCATAAGTGACATTAATGACAATTGTCCTCTCTTTGTAGACTCACAAATTAATGTCACCGTTTATGGAAATGCTACAGTGGGCACCCCAGTTGCAACAGTCCAGGCTGTGGATAGAGACTTGGGGACAAATGCACAGATCACTTACAGTTACAGCCAGAAAGTTCCACAGGAAACCAAGGATTTATTCCACCTCGATGAAGTTACTGGAGTCGTTAAGCTTGCCAGTAAGATTGGTGGGAGTGTTCTACAGACACATAAGCTCACCATCCTAGCTAATGGACCCGGCTGTATCCCTGCAGTGATCACTGCTCTTGTATCGATCATCAAAGTCATTTTCAGACCCCCAGAAATCGTCCCACGTTATATCGCAAACGAGGTGGATGGTGTTGTGTATCTGAAAGAACTGGAGCCTGTTAATACTCCAATTGCATTTTTTACCATCAGAGATCCGGAAGGTAAATACAAGATTAACTGCTTCTTGGATGGTGAAGGGCCATTCAGGTTAGCACCCTACAAGCCGTACAACAATGAGTATTTGTTGGAGACCACAAAGCCTATGGACTATGAGGTGCAGCCCTTCTACGAAATAGCTGtagtggcctggaactcagaggggTTTCATGTCAAGAGAATCATTAAAGTACAACTTTtagatgacaatgacaatgccCCTGTTTTCCTTCAGCCCTTGATTGAACTGACCATTGAAGAAAACAATGCACCCAATGCCTTTCTGACAAAGCTCTATGCTACAGATGCTGACAGTGGAGAGATGGGACGAGTTTCCTACTTCTTGGGACCCGACGCTCCGTCATATTTTTCCTTAGACAGTGTCACAGGAATTCTGACAGTTTCTACTCAGctggacagagaagagaaagagaagtacaGGTATACTGTCCGAGCAGTGGACTGTGGGACGCCACCCAGAGAATCAGTGGCTACAGTGGCCCTCACTGTGTTGGATAAAAATGACAACAGTCCGAGGTTCATCAACAAGGACTTCAGCTTTTTTGTGCCAGAAAACTTTCCGGGATATGGTGAAATTGGAGTCATTAGTGTAACAGATGCCGATGCTGGGAGGAACGGATGGGTAGCCCTCTCTGTAATGAACCAGAGTGACATTTTTGTCATAGATACAGGCAAGGGTATGTTGAGAGCTAAAGTCTCTTTAGACAGAGAACAGCAAAGCTCTTATACTCTGTGGGTGGAGGCTGTTGACGGGGGTGAGCCTGCCCTTTCTTCTACCACAAAAATCACAATTCTCCTTCTAGACATCAACGATAACCCTCCTCTTGTTTTATTTCCTCAATCTAATATGTCTTATCTGCTGGTCCTACCGTCTACTCTCCCTGGCTCACCAGTAACAGAGGTCTATGCGGTTGACAAAGATACAGGCATGAATGCTGTCATAGCTTATAGCATCATAGGCAGAAGAGGTCCCAGGCCTGAGTCCTTCAGAATTGACCCCAAGACTGGCAACATCACTCTGGAGGAAGCCTTGCTTCAGACAGATTATGGGTTGCATCGCTTACTGGTGAAAGTAAGTGATCACGGATACCCCGAGCCTCTCTACTCCACGGTCATGGTGAACTTATTTGTCAATGACACTGTCAGTAATGAGAGCTACATTGAGAGCCTTTTGAGAAAGGAGCCAGAAATtaatatagaagagaaagaaccaCAAATCTCAATAGAGCCAACTCACAGGAAGGTAGAATCTATGTCCTGTATGCCCACATTGGTAGCTCTGTCAGTCATAAGCTTGGGCTCCATCACGCTAGTTACAGGGATGGGAATATACATCTGCTTACGGAAAGGTAAAAAACATCACAGGGAAGATGACAATTTGGAAGTACAAATTCCATTGAAAGGAAAAATTGACTTGTGTATGCGAGAGAAAAAACCAGTGGATATTTCTAACATTTGA